In the Pontibacillus sp. HMF3514 genome, AACCTTAATTGACAGCCTTGGGAATGAGCAACAGGTAAGTGTAATTGTAGCTGAAGAATCTCCAAAGCTACTTGTCTCAAGAGAACAAAATAAAAATGAGGCGAAGCGTGTGATTGATGGGCTGAATCTGTCCTATCAGCACGAAAACATGCATGATAGCTTGCAGTTAGCCTCGTCACTTCTCCAGGAAGGAAACGGGGAGATTCATGTTTATACAGATGGATTAAAGCAGGAAGAGGTAGAAGTTGAAGGTCCTTTTGTCATACATAATCGTGAGGGCAACGTTTCGAACAGTTCGATTTCTGCATTCGGTGTTAGGCAAAACGGTGATACGGTTTCTGGTATCGTGACAGTTCATAACCAGTCTGATGTGTCTAAGAACGTATCGTTAACGGTTTTTGGCGAGGATGAAGTGCTGAAGGAAGTGACAGAAGAGGTTCCGGCTGGGGAGCAGCGTACAGTTACGTTAAATCAGCTACCTGTAAGAGAGTATTATAAAGTGGATACAGATGCGGACAATTATGAGATAGACAATGAGATGTTTGCCTTTTTACCCAATAATGCACCGTCATCTATTTTTCTCGCAGGTGATGTGAATCCGTTCATTCATAAAGCATTGCGATCTGCAGGGATTGAAGCAGTTTCGATCTCTCAGAAAGAGGGTGGGATGTATCGCTTTTCCCAGGGAGATGAAGCGGTATATCTATTATCTGGTATCGACGCAGGAGCTTGGCCAGAAGGTCCGAAGCTTATTCTCTCTCCTGAAACGGGAGGTCCTTTTGGCGTTGAGGAAAAGCGAACGTTGCAATATACGTTGAAAAAAACAGCAGATGATCCGCTGTTACAGTATTCAGATGTGGAAGAGGCTTATCTTGGTAAAGCTTACGGAATTGGGGAGTTAAACGGACTTCACCCTCTTGTTATGAGTGGGGATACGATCACTATGGCTAAAGGGATGTATCAAGGTTCGCCGATGGTCCTCTTTCCATTTGATATTCAGGATTCGGATTGGCCTCTGCATCCTGGTTTTCCGATTTTGTTATCTAATGTTATTGATTATTTGGGGAAAGATGGAGAGAATCTAGGATACTTTGAACCTGGAGAGGAAACCCAACTACCCCTATCTACAACGACAACGGAAGCAGTTTTTGAGACCCTTTCTGGAGATGATATTTCGGAGATTGATATGAGTAAATCTGTAGCTACTGTGCCTACTAAGCCAGGAATCTATCAATTGCATGAGAGAACCTCAAATGGATCTAAGTATCAGTATTTCGTGGTGCAAGTACCTGGTGAAGAACGAAACGTTGAGACTTCTGCGTCGTTCAGGATGACTGAAGAAGGACAACAAGGTGGTAATGTGACAGTCTCTAAACAGGAGATCTGGCGTTGGTTTGCAGCAATTGCTCTTTTAATTTTGTTCTTAGAATGGGAGGTGTATCGACGTGGTCTTTCAAGTCGATAATCCTCTATGGTTGCTGACCCTTATCCCAATGGTTCTTGTGCTGGTTTTGTATGCACGGGGGCTAACTGCGATAAGAGGTAGCAGAAAAATACTATTGATGGTTTTACGAACCCTCGTGTTTACGCTTATTATTTTAGCCTTGGCTGGAGTACAAATTCTTTCTCCCATTAAGCACATGGCTACTGCTTTTGTAGTCGATCGATCTCATAGTATGCAAGATCAGGAGAATGAAGCTTTGCAACAGGTACAGGAAGCGGTTAAGGGAAAAGCTCCAGAAGATGAAGTTGGGGTGATTTCAACCGGGGCTAAAGCTCAAGTAGAGATTCCTTTAACGAATTCGGAGGATGCCGTACAGTCTTTCCAAACCGATATCAATACGTCCTACACGAACCTAGGTGCAGGTCTCCAGTTAGGAGGGAGTCTTTTTTCTGGGGATGCCAAGGGACGCGTTGTGTTGCTAACGGATGGAAATGAGAATGTTGGGGATGCAGTCAGACAGGCAGGCTACTTGAAGCGCCAAGGATATGTAGTCGATGTCTTTCCTTATTCAACGACATTTCAACAAGACGTGGCGATTGATTCGTTTGACGTACCAGAAAGTATCTATTTAGGTGAACAAGCTTCCTTGTCTTTAAGCATTCAAAGTAGCATTGATACAACGAGTACCGTGCGTGTACAGCAAAATGGGGAGCTGATTTTAGATCAGGAAGTGAACTTGAGCGCAGGGATGAATCAGTTATCCTTTGAACACCTCGTCACCGAAGACGGCTTCCACACCTTTCAAGCTGAAATCGTGGCGGAGGGTGATCAAGTTTTAGAGAATAATAAACTCTCTGCTTTTGCTGAAACGAAAGGTATTCCCCGCGTGTTGGTTGTGGAAGCTAAAGATGAAGCGGCTGTGAATCTTGAAGAATCGTTAAATTCATCAGCTGTTCAAGCGGAGCGAATTCCTGTCGAGCTTCTACCGACTCAATTAAGTACCTTTTTACAGTATGATTCGATTGTGATGAGTAACGTTTCTGCTCATACGATGACGGAGAGTCAGATGAACCTGATTCATAAAGCGGTACAAGATTTTGGAGTAGGTTTTGTCATGACAGGTGGCGACCAATCCTATGGTGTTGGAGGCTATTTTAAGACGCCAATTGAACGATTGCTTCCAGTGGATATGGACATCAAAGGGAAGAAAGAGTTGCCGTCTCTTGGGCTATCGATTGTAGTAGACAAGTCCGGAAGTATGGGCGGTAATAAAATGGCTCTGGCGCGAGAAGCTGCCGTACGATCGATAGAACTTTTGCGTGAAAAGGACACACTTGGTGTCATTGCGTTTGATTCGACGCCTTGGCAAATCGTCGAGACTGGACCTATTGGGGATAAAAAAGCGGTTATCCAAAAGGTTCGATCGATCATGCCAAGTGGTGGGACAGATATTTTCACACCAACTGCACAAGCCTTTTCCCAATTGGGACCAATGGAGCTGAAGCGAAAACATATTATTCTCTTAACAGACGGGCAATCAGCGGCATCTATGAACTATCGCCAAATGATTCAAGATGGGAAAGAAAATGGTGTGACGTTGTCGACTGTAGCGATTGGAACAGGGGCTGATGGACCTCTGTTAGATGAGATGGCCCAAATTGGAGATGGTCGTTTTTATCAAGTTCAAAATGCGACCAAAATTCCGACCATTCTATCGCGTGAAACAGCCCTGATTACACGTACGTACATTGAAGATGATCCGTTTTATCCAAAGCTCGTTCGTGGATATGAGTGGGCTCCTTATTTTGAAAATGGCGTACCGAGAATGAATGCTTACATTGCTACATCACCTAAAGGGCGAGCTCAACAGGTACTGGTTAGTGAGAAAGATTATCCAGTGTTGAGCCGCTGGCAGTATGGGCTGGGGAAAACCGTAGCATGGACATCTGATTTAGCGGGTAAGTGGGCTGGAGAATGGCCTAAATGGGGGAATTGGTCACCATTATGGAATGATATCGTCACATGGACGTTTCCTCAGTATGAGAGTGATGCTTATGAGGTCACAAAGCAGGTTGAAGGAAATGAAATCACGCTCAACGTAAAAGCTGCTGACGAAGGTGCTTCTATACTGGAAGGAAGCTTGGTTAATGAAGCGGGAGAAGAAGTGGATCTAGATCTTCAAGCAAAAGCTCCTGGTGTCTATGAAGGAACCTTCCAAGCTGATGGAGCAGGTGTGTACTTTTTAAATCTGACAGAACAAGAAGACGGTGAACCCGTTGGCTCCTTTAAAACAGGCGTGGTTGTTCCATATTCAGAAGAGTACTCGTTTGAACCAACGAACGATAAGCTCATTGGTGAAATAGCAGAAGCTGGTGGAGGAAAGGTGCTAGAGAACATGAACGGCGTCTTTTCTACTAGAGGATTGGGACCTCGCTATGAAAAGCAGGATCTGTTTTATCTACTTTTAGCTTTAGCGTTGATTTTGTTCATGCTTGATGTTGCTATTAGACGCTTCCATGTGAACTTGGCGTTTGTAGGGAAGCTGCGTACTTCTTCTGAGCAGAAAAAGAAGAGGGAGAAGCAGGTAACAGAGAAGAGGAGCTCTCAATTAAGTCAGTTGAAGAGTGCTTCGACGAAGTGGACGCAAGGGTCTTCTTCTAGTGAAACGAAGA is a window encoding:
- a CDS encoding BatA and WFA domain-containing protein, with amino-acid sequence MGFLAPVSLWFLSAIPILLAFYFFKKQYEKQSISSIYLWEKTLKEWETDRWWNKLQKNILLFLQLLILLFLIMALLRPYFPGEKVQGEQLVIVMDSSASMAGEERFLDVKEDAKTLIDSLGNEQQVSVIVAEESPKLLVSREQNKNEAKRVIDGLNLSYQHENMHDSLQLASSLLQEGNGEIHVYTDGLKQEEVEVEGPFVIHNREGNVSNSSISAFGVRQNGDTVSGIVTVHNQSDVSKNVSLTVFGEDEVLKEVTEEVPAGEQRTVTLNQLPVREYYKVDTDADNYEIDNEMFAFLPNNAPSSIFLAGDVNPFIHKALRSAGIEAVSISQKEGGMYRFSQGDEAVYLLSGIDAGAWPEGPKLILSPETGGPFGVEEKRTLQYTLKKTADDPLLQYSDVEEAYLGKAYGIGELNGLHPLVMSGDTITMAKGMYQGSPMVLFPFDIQDSDWPLHPGFPILLSNVIDYLGKDGENLGYFEPGEETQLPLSTTTTEAVFETLSGDDISEIDMSKSVATVPTKPGIYQLHERTSNGSKYQYFVVQVPGEERNVETSASFRMTEEGQQGGNVTVSKQEIWRWFAAIALLILFLEWEVYRRGLSSR
- a CDS encoding VWA domain-containing protein, whose amino-acid sequence is MVFQVDNPLWLLTLIPMVLVLVLYARGLTAIRGSRKILLMVLRTLVFTLIILALAGVQILSPIKHMATAFVVDRSHSMQDQENEALQQVQEAVKGKAPEDEVGVISTGAKAQVEIPLTNSEDAVQSFQTDINTSYTNLGAGLQLGGSLFSGDAKGRVVLLTDGNENVGDAVRQAGYLKRQGYVVDVFPYSTTFQQDVAIDSFDVPESIYLGEQASLSLSIQSSIDTTSTVRVQQNGELILDQEVNLSAGMNQLSFEHLVTEDGFHTFQAEIVAEGDQVLENNKLSAFAETKGIPRVLVVEAKDEAAVNLEESLNSSAVQAERIPVELLPTQLSTFLQYDSIVMSNVSAHTMTESQMNLIHKAVQDFGVGFVMTGGDQSYGVGGYFKTPIERLLPVDMDIKGKKELPSLGLSIVVDKSGSMGGNKMALAREAAVRSIELLREKDTLGVIAFDSTPWQIVETGPIGDKKAVIQKVRSIMPSGGTDIFTPTAQAFSQLGPMELKRKHIILLTDGQSAASMNYRQMIQDGKENGVTLSTVAIGTGADGPLLDEMAQIGDGRFYQVQNATKIPTILSRETALITRTYIEDDPFYPKLVRGYEWAPYFENGVPRMNAYIATSPKGRAQQVLVSEKDYPVLSRWQYGLGKTVAWTSDLAGKWAGEWPKWGNWSPLWNDIVTWTFPQYESDAYEVTKQVEGNEITLNVKAADEGASILEGSLVNEAGEEVDLDLQAKAPGVYEGTFQADGAGVYFLNLTEQEDGEPVGSFKTGVVVPYSEEYSFEPTNDKLIGEIAEAGGGKVLENMNGVFSTRGLGPRYEKQDLFYLLLALALILFMLDVAIRRFHVNLAFVGKLRTSSEQKKKREKQVTEKRSSQLSQLKSASTKWTQGSSSSETKREKKSFIQEKPDLNQKPPKKEKQKESSGGETREERMNRLLNAKKRK